The Pseudomonas azotoformans genome has a segment encoding these proteins:
- the nadE gene encoding ammonia-dependent NAD(+) synthetase: MQAVQREIAEQLKVQAPFHDQAALEAEVARRVTFIQDCLRNSGLKTLVLGISGGVDSLTAGLLAQRAVKALRENSGDEAYRFIAVRLPYETQFDEIDATASVDFIEPDERHTVNIGPAVKALANEVAAFEGKAAVSRDFVLGNTKARMRMVAQYTIAGAAGGLVIGTDHAAEAVMGFFTKFGDGACDLAPLSGLVKNQVRAIARHFGAPESLVEKVPTADLEDLSPGKPDEASHGVTYAEIDAFLHGEPVREEAFRIICDTYRKTEHKRVMPFAP, translated from the coding sequence ATGCAAGCCGTACAGCGTGAGATTGCTGAACAGCTCAAGGTCCAAGCGCCGTTCCACGACCAGGCCGCCCTTGAGGCCGAGGTTGCCCGCCGCGTGACCTTTATCCAGGACTGCCTGCGCAATTCCGGGCTCAAGACGCTGGTGCTGGGCATCAGCGGTGGCGTCGACTCCCTGACCGCAGGCCTGCTGGCCCAACGCGCGGTGAAAGCGCTGCGCGAGAACAGCGGTGATGAGGCTTACCGCTTTATTGCGGTGCGACTGCCTTACGAAACCCAGTTCGACGAAATCGATGCCACCGCCTCGGTAGATTTTATCGAGCCGGACGAGCGCCACACCGTGAACATCGGACCGGCCGTCAAAGCCCTGGCCAATGAAGTGGCGGCGTTTGAAGGCAAGGCCGCGGTGTCCCGCGATTTCGTGCTGGGCAACACCAAGGCGCGCATGCGCATGGTGGCGCAGTACACCATCGCCGGCGCAGCCGGTGGCCTGGTGATCGGCACCGACCATGCGGCGGAAGCGGTGATGGGCTTTTTCACCAAGTTCGGTGACGGCGCGTGCGACCTGGCGCCGTTGAGCGGGCTGGTGAAAAACCAGGTGCGTGCGATTGCGCGGCACTTTGGTGCGCCGGAGTCATTGGTGGAGAAGGTGCCGACGGCGGACCTGGAAGACCTGTCGCCGGGCAAGCCGGACGAAGCGTCACACGGCGTGACCTATGCCGAGATCGATGCCTTCCTGCACGGCGAGCCGGTGCGTGAAGAGGCGTTCAGGATCATCTGCGACACGTATCGCAAGACCGAGCACAAGCGGGTCATGCCGTTTGCGCCTTGA
- a CDS encoding transglutaminase family protein has product MSARYQIFHDTHYHYDSPVSLAQQLAHLWPRPCAWQRCSLQQLDISPEPTSRRDELDVFGNPITRLAFERPHDELLVNAGLTVEVLARPALDFQLSPAWDQTRDSLTYSSQPMSDALIEACRYRFESPYVHLKKTFVEFSESCFPPGKPLLLGVQALMEKIFSEFTFDAEATQVATPLVEVLERRRGVCQDFAHLMLACLRSRGLAARYISGYLLTQPPPGQPRLIGADASHAWVSVYCPVSGWVDFDPTNNVQPALEHITLAWGRDFSDVSPLRGVILGGGSHDPEVRVTVMPLE; this is encoded by the coding sequence ATGAGTGCGCGCTACCAGATTTTCCACGATACCCATTACCACTACGACAGCCCGGTGTCCCTGGCCCAGCAGTTGGCGCACCTGTGGCCACGGCCGTGCGCCTGGCAGCGTTGCAGCTTGCAGCAACTGGATATCAGCCCGGAACCGACCTCGCGCCGCGATGAGCTGGACGTGTTTGGCAACCCGATCACGCGCCTGGCATTCGAGCGGCCCCATGATGAATTGCTGGTGAATGCCGGGCTGACCGTGGAAGTACTGGCGCGGCCTGCGCTGGACTTCCAGCTGTCGCCGGCCTGGGACCAGACCCGCGACAGCCTGACCTACAGCAGCCAGCCGATGTCCGATGCGCTGATCGAAGCCTGCCGCTACCGTTTCGAATCGCCCTACGTGCACTTGAAGAAAACCTTCGTCGAATTCTCCGAAAGCTGTTTTCCTCCTGGCAAACCCTTGCTGCTGGGCGTGCAGGCGTTGATGGAAAAGATCTTCAGCGAGTTCACCTTCGATGCCGAGGCCACCCAGGTCGCCACGCCGCTGGTGGAGGTGCTGGAGCGCCGTCGCGGCGTGTGCCAGGACTTCGCCCACCTGATGCTCGCCTGCCTGCGCTCGCGGGGCCTGGCGGCGCGTTATATCAGCGGTTACCTGCTCACCCAGCCGCCGCCAGGCCAGCCACGGCTGATCGGCGCCGATGCGTCCCACGCGTGGGTCTCGGTGTATTGCCCGGTTTCGGGCTGGGTGGATTTCGATCCGACGAACAATGTGCAGCCGGCACTGGAACACATCACCCTGGCCTGGGGCCGGGATTTTTCCGATGTGTCGCCGTTGCGAGGGGTGATTCTGGGGGGAGGGAGCCATGACCCGGAGGTGCGGGTGACGGTGATGCCGCTGGAATAA
- a CDS encoding LysR family transcriptional regulator yields the protein MLNKRHLPSITALQCFEASTRHLSFTRAAEELNLTQSAVSKQVAQLEELLQHLLFRRVRRRLQMTPAGDLYLVEVRKILTQVEMSTHYLRSYGGETEVLRVSTPYTFGARWLVPRLKGWRLRHPQIHLDLCNEQEPDELLQGKADMAFYFGQGSRPGTESLKLFSEELVPVCAPESLPAQPFTDPTQLSNLVLLQNASRPQGWHDWFASQGYQTEHSYHGPRFDTFYMCIRAAQVGCGVALLPRFLVEEELADGKLVIPWQHAMPSQDAYYLAYPEHSAEVPKVRDFVKWMMEQVDAD from the coding sequence GTGCTGAACAAAAGACATTTGCCCTCGATCACCGCCTTGCAGTGCTTCGAAGCCTCCACCCGTCATCTGAGCTTCACCCGCGCCGCCGAGGAACTGAACCTCACGCAGAGCGCGGTGAGCAAGCAGGTGGCGCAGCTGGAAGAGTTGCTGCAGCACCTGCTGTTCCGCCGCGTGCGCCGGCGCTTGCAGATGACTCCGGCCGGGGATTTGTATCTAGTGGAAGTGAGAAAAATCCTCACGCAGGTGGAGATGTCCACCCACTACCTGCGCTCCTACGGCGGCGAAACCGAAGTGCTGCGCGTCTCCACGCCCTACACCTTCGGCGCGCGCTGGCTGGTGCCGCGCCTCAAGGGCTGGCGGCTGCGTCACCCGCAGATCCACCTGGACCTGTGCAATGAACAGGAACCGGATGAGCTGCTGCAAGGCAAGGCCGACATGGCGTTCTACTTCGGTCAGGGCTCACGCCCCGGCACCGAGAGCCTGAAGTTGTTCAGCGAAGAGCTTGTACCGGTGTGCGCACCCGAGAGTTTGCCCGCGCAGCCCTTCACCGACCCCACGCAACTGAGCAACCTGGTGCTGCTGCAAAACGCCTCACGCCCCCAGGGCTGGCATGACTGGTTCGCCAGCCAGGGCTACCAGACCGAGCACAGCTATCATGGGCCGCGGTTCGACACCTTTTATATGTGCATTCGTGCAGCCCAAGTCGGCTGTGGTGTGGCGCTGCTACCGCGATTCCTGGTGGAAGAGGAACTGGCCGACGGCAAGCTGGTGATCCCCTGGCAGCATGCAATGCCGAGCCAGGATGCCTATTACCTGGCCTACCCCGAGCATTCGGCGGAGGTGCCCAAGGTGCGCGATTTTGTGAAGTGGATGATGGAGCAGGTGGATGCCGACTGA
- the amaA gene encoding L-pipecolate oxidase, which translates to MQTKCLWEHLTPSRPDRAALKGEVKVDVCVIGAGITGLSAAVHLLEQGKSVAVLEAHRTGHGGSGRNVGLVNAGMWIPPDEIEAGFGEAVGSQLNRMLGAAPSLVFSLIDKYNIDCQLRREGTLHMAHNARGEADLRSREAQWKRRGAPVELLTGQACEQATGTKKIAAALLDRRAGTLNPMAYTSGLANAAAGLGGQLFDHSPVTQLERQGSHWSVQTAQGSVQAAQVVIASNAYTEGEWTELRRNFFPGYYYQVASAPLTGDAAQQILPGGQGSWDTRQVLSSIRRDADGRLLLGSLGNGNQKPAWFLKAWADRVQQHYFPYLKSVQWEFTWTGCIAFTPDHLMRLFEPAPGLVAVTGYNGRGVTTGSVVGKAFADYLCHQNPQALPIPFAPMQSLAGVGLRSCLYEAGFSLYHAGQCLRIVI; encoded by the coding sequence ATGCAGACAAAATGTTTATGGGAACACCTCACCCCCAGCCGGCCCGACCGTGCGGCGCTCAAGGGCGAGGTCAAGGTGGATGTGTGCGTGATCGGCGCCGGGATCACCGGTTTGTCGGCGGCCGTTCATTTGCTGGAACAAGGTAAAAGCGTCGCCGTGCTGGAAGCTCATCGCACCGGCCATGGTGGTTCCGGGCGTAATGTGGGGCTGGTCAACGCCGGCATGTGGATCCCGCCGGACGAGATCGAAGCCGGTTTCGGCGAAGCAGTGGGCAGCCAGCTCAACCGTATGTTGGGTGCGGCGCCGTCCCTGGTGTTCAGCCTGATCGATAAATACAACATCGATTGCCAATTACGCCGTGAAGGCACCTTGCACATGGCGCACAACGCCCGTGGCGAGGCGGATTTGCGCAGTCGTGAAGCGCAATGGAAGCGCCGTGGCGCGCCAGTCGAGTTGCTTACCGGCCAGGCTTGTGAACAGGCCACGGGCACCAAAAAGATCGCCGCCGCCTTGTTGGACCGCCGTGCCGGCACCTTGAACCCGATGGCCTACACCAGTGGCTTGGCCAATGCTGCGGCGGGGCTGGGCGGGCAGTTGTTCGATCATTCGCCGGTCACTCAGCTTGAGCGCCAGGGTTCGCACTGGTCGGTGCAGACCGCACAAGGGTCAGTGCAGGCTGCACAGGTGGTGATCGCCTCCAACGCCTACACCGAAGGCGAGTGGACCGAGTTGCGGCGCAATTTCTTCCCCGGCTATTACTACCAGGTCGCGTCGGCCCCACTGACGGGCGACGCCGCCCAACAGATCCTGCCCGGTGGCCAGGGCTCATGGGATACGCGCCAGGTGCTGAGCAGCATCCGTCGCGACGCCGATGGCCGTTTGTTGCTCGGCAGCCTGGGCAACGGCAACCAGAAGCCCGCGTGGTTCCTCAAGGCGTGGGCCGATCGGGTGCAGCAGCACTACTTCCCGTACCTCAAATCGGTGCAGTGGGAGTTCACCTGGACCGGCTGTATCGCCTTCACCCCAGACCACTTGATGCGTCTGTTCGAACCGGCGCCCGGCCTTGTGGCAGTCACGGGCTATAACGGTCGTGGCGTGACCACCGGCAGTGTGGTCGGCAAGGCATTTGCCGACTACTTGTGTCACCAGAATCCCCAGGCGCTGCCGATTCCCTTCGCGCCGATGCAGTCATTGGCCGGGGTGGGCTTGCGCAGCTGCCTGTATGAAGCCGGGTTCTCTCTGTATCACGCCGGCCAATGCCTGAGGATCGTGATCTGA
- the azu gene encoding azurin, with product MFAKLVAVSLLTLASGQLLAAECKVTVDSTDQMSFNTKAIEIDKSCKTFTVELTHSGNLPKNVMGHNWVLTSAANMQPVATDGMAAGIDKDYLKPGDDRIIAHTKIIGAGEKDSVTFDVSKLAAGTDYAFFCSFPGHISMMKGTVTLK from the coding sequence ATGTTTGCCAAACTCGTTGCTGTTTCCCTGCTGACTCTGGCGAGCGGCCAGTTGCTTGCTGCAGAGTGCAAGGTCACTGTCGACTCCACCGACCAAATGTCCTTCAACACCAAAGCCATTGAAATCGACAAAAGCTGCAAGACGTTCACCGTCGAGCTGACCCACTCCGGCAACCTGCCGAAAAACGTCATGGGTCACAACTGGGTGCTGACCAGCGCCGCCAACATGCAGCCGGTTGCTACCGACGGCATGGCCGCCGGCATCGACAAGGACTACCTGAAGCCGGGTGACGACCGCATCATCGCCCACACCAAGATCATCGGTGCCGGCGAGAAAGACTCGGTGACCTTCGACGTGTCGAAGCTGGCCGCTGGGACTGACTACGCATTCTTCTGCTCGTTCCCAGGCCACATCTCGATGATGAAAGGCACTGTGACCCTGAAGTAA
- a CDS encoding transglutaminase family protein, producing MSIHVALHHVTHYRYDRAVELGPQIVRLRPAAHSRTRILSYALKVLPEQHFINWQQDPQGNYLARLVFPEKTDELRIEVDLVAEMAVFNPFDFFLEPYAEKIPFSYAADEQRELAPYLETLPLTPKFAAYLAGIDRTPLPAVDFLVGLNQRLAADIGYLIRMEPGVQTPEYTLKNASGSCRDSAWLLVQILRNLGLAARFVSGYLIQLTADVKALDGPSGTEVDFTDLHAWCEVYLPGAGWIGLDATSGLFAGEGHIPLACSPDPSSAAPISGLVEPCECEFTHEMSVERIWEAPRVTKPYTEEQWLAIQALGRQIDGDLLKDDVRLTMGGEPTFVSIDDPDGAEWNTAALGPDKRRLSAELFQRMRKHYAPKGLVHFGQGKWYPGEQLPRWSLNCYWRRDGVPIWHNSALIADEQEDYGADGALAGRFLASVAERLKLPARFVFPAFEDNFYYLWREGALPQNVTAQDPRLSDDLERERLRKVFSQGLDKVIGQVLPLARTAANDRWQSGRWYLRDNHCRLVPGDSPLGYRLPLASQPWVTAAEYPFVHPTDPNQDQPELPSTAQLQSHDEPAPSDERVPQVDESADWLTRTALCAEAREGRLYLFMPPLERVEDYLELVAAIESTAEELHCPVLLEGYEPPSDTRLSNFRVTPDPGVIEVNVQPSATWDELVERTEFLYEEARQTRLTTEKFMIDGRHTGTGGGNHFVLGGATPKDSPFLRRPDLLRSLISYWHNHPSLSYLFSGLFIGPTSQAPRVDEARNDALYELEVAFAQMPEPGEECPPWLVDRLLRNLLIDVTGNTHRAEFCIDKLYSPDGATGRLGLLELRAFEMPPHARMSLTQQLLLRALVARFWHEPYAPPKLARWGTELHDRFLLPHFIEQDFADVIVELNAAGYPLRAEWFAAHLEFRFPKVGDYAVSGIELELRQALEPWHVLGEEGAVGGTVRYVDSSLERLQVKLTGLPPQRYLLTCNGIPVPLQATGRVGEFVAGVRYRAWQPANCLQPTIPVHAPLVFDLLDTWMQRSLGGCQYHVAHPGGRNYDSLPVNANEAESRRMARFFRLGHSPGKLYVPSVVVNDELPMTLDLRRFPHKND from the coding sequence GTGTCGATTCATGTCGCGTTGCACCACGTTACGCATTACCGCTATGACCGCGCTGTCGAACTCGGCCCACAGATCGTGCGCTTGCGCCCGGCGGCCCATAGCCGCACGCGGATTCTGTCCTACGCGCTGAAAGTGCTGCCCGAGCAGCATTTCATCAACTGGCAGCAGGACCCCCAGGGCAATTACCTGGCGCGGTTGGTGTTCCCGGAAAAGACTGACGAGCTGCGCATCGAAGTCGACCTGGTCGCTGAGATGGCCGTATTCAACCCCTTCGACTTTTTCCTCGAACCCTACGCCGAGAAAATCCCCTTCAGCTACGCCGCCGACGAGCAGCGTGAGCTGGCGCCGTACCTGGAAACCTTGCCATTGACGCCGAAGTTCGCCGCGTACCTGGCGGGTATCGACCGCACGCCGCTGCCGGCCGTGGACTTTTTGGTGGGCCTCAACCAGCGCCTGGCGGCTGATATCGGCTACCTGATCCGCATGGAACCGGGTGTACAAACCCCGGAATACACCCTGAAAAACGCCTCCGGTTCATGCCGCGACTCGGCTTGGTTGCTGGTGCAGATCCTGCGTAACCTGGGGTTGGCGGCGCGGTTTGTGTCCGGCTACCTGATCCAACTCACTGCTGACGTCAAAGCCCTCGATGGCCCCTCCGGCACGGAAGTGGATTTCACCGACCTGCACGCCTGGTGCGAAGTGTATTTGCCCGGCGCCGGCTGGATCGGCCTGGACGCTACCTCCGGGTTGTTCGCCGGTGAAGGCCATATTCCGTTGGCGTGTAGTCCCGATCCATCCTCCGCCGCACCGATCAGTGGGCTGGTGGAGCCTTGCGAGTGTGAATTCACCCACGAAATGTCGGTTGAGCGGATCTGGGAGGCGCCGCGCGTCACCAAGCCCTACACCGAAGAGCAATGGCTGGCGATCCAGGCCTTGGGGCGTCAGATTGATGGCGACCTGCTCAAGGACGACGTACGTCTGACCATGGGCGGCGAACCCACCTTCGTCTCCATCGACGATCCCGACGGCGCCGAATGGAACACCGCCGCGCTCGGCCCGGACAAGCGCCGACTGTCCGCCGAGCTGTTCCAGCGAATGCGCAAGCACTACGCCCCGAAGGGTTTGGTGCACTTCGGCCAAGGCAAGTGGTACCCCGGTGAGCAATTGCCGCGTTGGTCGCTCAATTGCTACTGGCGCCGCGACGGTGTGCCGATCTGGCACAACAGCGCGTTGATTGCCGATGAGCAAGAGGACTACGGCGCGGATGGCGCACTGGCCGGGCGTTTCCTGGCCAGCGTCGCAGAGCGCCTCAAGTTGCCGGCGCGCTTCGTTTTCCCGGCCTTCGAAGACAATTTTTACTACCTGTGGCGCGAAGGTGCGCTGCCGCAAAACGTCACCGCCCAGGACCCGCGCCTGAGCGACGACTTGGAGCGCGAACGCCTGCGCAAGGTGTTCAGCCAGGGTCTGGATAAAGTCATCGGCCAAGTGCTGCCGTTGGCGCGCACGGCGGCCAATGACCGTTGGCAAAGCGGGCGCTGGTACCTGCGTGACAACCACTGCCGCCTGGTGCCGGGGGATTCGCCGTTGGGCTATCGCCTGCCATTGGCCTCGCAGCCGTGGGTGACGGCGGCGGAGTACCCGTTTGTGCACCCGACTGACCCGAACCAGGATCAGCCGGAGCTGCCGTCCACCGCGCAGCTGCAAAGCCACGATGAGCCCGCGCCGAGCGATGAACGCGTGCCACAGGTGGACGAGTCCGCCGACTGGCTGACCCGCACCGCCCTGTGCGCCGAAGCGCGGGAAGGGCGCCTCTATCTGTTCATGCCGCCCCTGGAGCGTGTTGAAGACTATCTGGAGCTGGTGGCCGCCATTGAATCCACCGCTGAAGAGCTGCATTGCCCGGTATTGCTGGAAGGCTATGAACCACCCTCCGATACACGCCTGAGCAACTTCCGCGTGACGCCGGACCCGGGTGTGATCGAGGTCAACGTGCAGCCATCCGCCACCTGGGACGAGTTGGTGGAACGCACCGAATTCCTCTACGAAGAGGCGCGGCAAACGCGCTTGACCACCGAGAAATTCATGATCGACGGGCGCCACACCGGCACCGGCGGCGGTAACCACTTCGTGTTGGGCGGCGCGACGCCCAAGGACTCACCGTTCCTGCGCCGACCCGATCTGCTGCGCAGTCTGATCAGCTACTGGCACAACCACCCCTCGCTTTCCTACCTGTTTTCCGGCCTGTTCATCGGCCCGACTTCCCAGGCTCCAAGGGTGGACGAGGCGCGCAACGACGCGTTGTACGAGCTGGAAGTCGCCTTCGCACAAATGCCAGAGCCCGGCGAAGAATGCCCGCCCTGGTTGGTGGACCGCCTGCTGCGCAACCTGCTGATCGACGTGACGGGCAACACCCACCGCGCCGAATTCTGCATCGACAAACTCTACTCGCCGGACGGCGCCACCGGCCGCCTCGGCCTGTTGGAGCTGCGCGCATTTGAAATGCCGCCCCACGCCCGCATGAGCCTGACCCAGCAGTTGTTGCTGCGCGCCTTGGTCGCGCGTTTCTGGCACGAACCCTACGCGCCGCCGAAGCTGGCGCGGTGGGGCACGGAGTTGCACGATCGTTTCCTGTTGCCGCATTTCATCGAGCAAGATTTTGCCGATGTGATCGTCGAACTCAACGCCGCTGGCTACCCGCTGCGCGCCGAGTGGTTTGCCGCGCACCTGGAATTCCGTTTCCCCAAAGTGGGTGACTACGCCGTCAGCGGGATCGAACTGGAGCTGCGCCAGGCCCTGGAGCCCTGGCATGTACTGGGCGAGGAGGGCGCTGTGGGCGGCACCGTGCGTTATGTGGATTCGTCCCTTGAGCGCCTGCAAGTCAAGTTGACCGGGCTTCCTCCGCAGCGCTACCTGCTGACCTGCAACGGCATCCCGGTGCCGCTGCAAGCCACTGGGCGAGTCGGTGAGTTCGTCGCTGGCGTGCGTTATCGCGCCTGGCAACCGGCCAACTGTCTGCAACCGACCATCCCGGTGCATGCGCCGCTGGTGTTCGACCTGCTGGACACCTGGATGCAGCGTTCGCTGGGTGGATGCCAATACCATGTCGCCCATCCGGGCGGGCGCAATTACGACAGCTTGCCGGTGAATGCCAACGAGGCAGAGAGCCGGCGCATGGCGCGGTTTTTCCGGTTGGGGCATAGCCCAGGGAAGCTCTACGTGCCGAGCGTGGTCGTGAACGATGAACTACCGATGACCCTGGATCTGCGCCGCTTCCCCCATAAAAATGACTGA
- the pncB gene encoding nicotinate phosphoribosyltransferase, whose amino-acid sequence MSESVFADRIVQNLLDTDFYKLTMMQAVLHNYPNVEVEWEFRCRNSEDLRPYLAEIRYQIERLAELSLSPDQLGFLERISFMKPDFLRFLGLFRFNLRYVQTGIENGELFIRLRGPWLHVILFEVPMLAIVSEVRNRYRYQTVILEQAREQLYRKFDWLTANASSDELSELQVADFGTRRRFSYRVQEEVVSVLKHDFPGRFVGTSNVHLARELDMKPLGTMAHEWIMAHQQLGPRLIDSQIAALDCWVREYRGLLGIALTDCITTDAFLGDFDLYFAKLFDGLRHDSGDPVQWAEKAIAHYHKLGIEPMSKTLVFSDSLSLPKALEIFRALRGRINVSFGIGTNLTCDIPGVEPMSIVLKMTACNGQPVAKISDEAGKTHCTDPNFVAYLRHVFKVPAISSKE is encoded by the coding sequence ATGAGCGAGAGTGTGTTTGCCGATCGCATCGTGCAGAACTTGCTCGACACCGACTTCTACAAGCTGACCATGATGCAGGCGGTGCTGCACAACTACCCCAACGTGGAAGTTGAATGGGAGTTCCGTTGCCGTAACAGCGAAGACCTGCGCCCGTACCTGGCGGAGATCCGCTACCAGATCGAACGCCTCGCCGAGCTGAGCCTGAGCCCCGACCAGTTGGGTTTCCTGGAACGCATCAGCTTTATGAAGCCGGACTTTTTGCGCTTTCTCGGGCTGTTCCGCTTCAACCTGCGCTATGTGCAGACCGGTATCGAGAACGGCGAATTATTCATCCGCCTGCGCGGGCCGTGGCTGCATGTGATCCTGTTTGAAGTGCCGATGCTGGCCATCGTCAGCGAAGTGCGTAACCGCTACCGCTACCAGACCGTGATCCTCGAGCAGGCCCGCGAGCAGCTGTACCGCAAGTTCGACTGGCTGACCGCCAATGCCAGCAGCGATGAACTGTCGGAGCTGCAAGTGGCCGACTTTGGCACGCGTCGGCGCTTCTCGTACCGGGTGCAGGAAGAAGTGGTCAGCGTGCTCAAGCACGACTTCCCCGGCCGTTTTGTCGGCACTAGCAACGTGCACCTGGCCCGCGAGTTGGACATGAAACCGCTGGGCACCATGGCCCACGAATGGATCATGGCCCACCAGCAACTCGGCCCGCGCCTGATCGACAGCCAAATCGCCGCGCTCGACTGCTGGGTTCGCGAATACCGTGGCCTGCTGGGCATCGCCCTGACCGACTGCATCACCACCGACGCATTCCTGGGCGACTTCGACCTGTACTTCGCCAAGCTGTTCGACGGCCTGCGCCATGACTCCGGCGATCCCGTGCAATGGGCAGAAAAAGCCATCGCCCACTACCACAAACTCGGCATCGAGCCGATGAGCAAGACGTTGGTGTTCTCCGACAGCCTGTCACTGCCCAAGGCCCTGGAGATTTTCCGTGCGCTGCGCGGTCGCATTAATGTGAGCTTTGGCATCGGCACCAACCTGACCTGCGACATTCCAGGTGTGGAACCGATGAGCATCGTGCTTAAAATGACCGCCTGCAATGGCCAGCCCGTCGCGAAGATCTCCGATGAAGCGGGCAAGACCCACTGCACCGACCCGAATTTCGTCGCCTATTTGCGTCATGTTTTCAAAGTACCTGCCATCTCTAGCAAGGAGTGA
- the amaB gene encoding L-piperidine-6-carboxylate dehydrogenase yields the protein MVAALLDRLGVNPALYQSGKQPVHSPIDGSRIGSVHWEGAAEVEQQVSRAEHAFEAWRKVPAPRRGELVRQFGDVLREYKADLGELVSWEAGKITQEGLGEVQEMIDICDFAVGLSRQLYGLTIASERPGHHMRETWHPLGVVGVISAFNFPVAVWAWNTTLALVCGNAVIWKPSEKTPLTALACQALFERVLKKFDGAPQYLSQVIIGGRDAGAALVDDPRVALISATGSTRMGREVAPKVAARFARSILELGGNNAMILGPSADLDMAVRAILFSAVGTAGQRCTTLRRLIAHESVKAEIVTRLKAAYSKVRIGHPLEGNLIGPLIDKHGFDNMQDALEQALSEGGKVFGGKRQLEDTFPNAYYVSPAIVEMPEQSDVVCTETFAPILYVIGYNDFNEALRLNNAVPQGLSSCIFTTDVREAEQFMSAVGSDCGIANVNIGPSGAEIGGAFGGEKETGGGRESGSDAWRGYMRRQTNTVNYSLELPLAQGITFD from the coding sequence ATGGTTGCCGCATTGCTTGATCGTCTCGGGGTAAACCCGGCGCTGTACCAGTCGGGCAAGCAGCCCGTGCATTCGCCGATCGATGGCAGCCGTATCGGCAGTGTGCACTGGGAAGGTGCCGCCGAGGTGGAGCAACAGGTCAGTCGCGCCGAGCATGCATTCGAAGCCTGGCGCAAAGTGCCGGCACCGCGCCGTGGCGAACTGGTGCGCCAGTTCGGTGACGTGTTGCGCGAATACAAGGCCGACCTGGGCGAGCTGGTGTCCTGGGAAGCCGGCAAGATCACCCAGGAAGGCCTGGGCGAAGTGCAGGAAATGATCGACATCTGCGACTTCGCCGTTGGCCTGTCGCGCCAGTTGTACGGCTTGACCATCGCCTCCGAACGCCCAGGCCACCACATGCGTGAAACCTGGCATCCGCTGGGCGTGGTTGGTGTGATCAGCGCGTTCAACTTCCCGGTCGCCGTGTGGGCGTGGAACACCACCCTGGCGCTGGTGTGCGGTAACGCCGTGATCTGGAAGCCCTCGGAAAAAACCCCGCTCACTGCGCTGGCCTGCCAGGCATTGTTCGAGCGCGTGCTGAAAAAATTCGATGGCGCCCCGCAATACCTGAGCCAAGTGATCATCGGCGGCCGCGACGCCGGTGCTGCACTGGTGGACGACCCGCGCGTCGCGCTGATCAGCGCCACCGGCAGCACCCGCATGGGCCGTGAAGTGGCGCCGAAAGTCGCCGCCCGTTTTGCCCGCAGTATCCTGGAGCTGGGCGGCAACAACGCGATGATCCTCGGCCCAAGCGCCGACCTGGACATGGCCGTGCGCGCCATCCTGTTCAGCGCCGTCGGCACCGCTGGCCAGCGCTGCACCACTCTGCGCCGGCTGATCGCCCATGAGTCGGTGAAGGCAGAAATCGTCACCCGCCTCAAGGCCGCCTATTCCAAAGTACGCATCGGCCACCCGCTGGAAGGCAACCTGATCGGCCCGCTGATCGACAAGCACGGCTTCGACAACATGCAGGACGCCCTGGAACAAGCCTTGAGTGAAGGCGGCAAGGTGTTCGGCGGCAAGCGCCAACTGGAAGACACGTTTCCGAATGCCTACTACGTCTCGCCGGCCATTGTGGAAATGCCCGAGCAAAGTGACGTGGTGTGCACCGAGACTTTCGCCCCGATCCTCTATGTAATCGGCTACAACGACTTCAACGAAGCCCTGCGCCTGAACAACGCCGTGCCTCAAGGCCTGTCGTCGTGCATCTTCACCACCGACGTGCGTGAAGCCGAGCAGTTCATGTCGGCGGTGGGCAGCGACTGTGGCATTGCCAACGTCAACATCGGCCCGAGCGGCGCGGAAATCGGCGGAGCGTTTGGTGGCGAGAAAGAGACCGGCGGCGGGCGTGAGTCGGGTTCGGATGCGTGGCGCGGGTATATGCGTCGCCAGACCAATACCGTCAATTACTCGCTTGAGCTGCCATTGGCACAAGGCATTACATTCGATTGA